A DNA window from Vibrio cidicii contains the following coding sequences:
- the queC gene encoding 7-cyano-7-deazaguanine synthase QueC, with protein sequence MNKAVVVFSGGQDSTTCLVQALNEYDEVHAITFDYGQRHRLEIEVAQQLAADLGVKAHKVMDVTLLNELAISSLTRDDIPVSHELQANGLPNSFVPGRNILFLTLAGIYAYQIGADTVITGVCETDFSGYPDCRDDFVKAMNSALVKGMDKALTIKTPLMWLNKAETWALADQNKALQLVREKTLTCYNGVIGDGCGDCPSCHLRKAGLDDYLNNQPLVMASLLEKQA encoded by the coding sequence ATGAATAAAGCGGTAGTGGTTTTTAGTGGTGGTCAAGATTCAACCACTTGTCTTGTTCAAGCTCTGAATGAGTATGATGAGGTCCATGCCATCACCTTTGATTATGGTCAGCGCCATCGTTTGGAGATTGAAGTTGCACAACAACTTGCCGCGGACTTGGGTGTCAAAGCACACAAAGTGATGGATGTCACGTTACTCAATGAGCTGGCGATTAGCTCGCTGACGCGGGATGACATTCCTGTTTCGCATGAACTTCAAGCCAATGGATTACCGAACTCTTTTGTGCCCGGGCGCAACATTCTCTTTCTGACTTTGGCGGGCATTTACGCCTACCAAATCGGTGCTGATACAGTGATTACGGGCGTGTGCGAAACCGATTTTTCTGGCTATCCCGATTGCCGTGACGATTTTGTCAAAGCAATGAACAGTGCGTTGGTTAAAGGGATGGATAAAGCCTTGACCATTAAAACGCCTCTGATGTGGTTAAACAAAGCGGAGACGTGGGCATTGGCCGATCAAAATAAAGCATTGCAACTGGTGAGGGAGAAAACCTTGACCTGTTACAACGGTGTGATCGGCGATGGCTGCGGTGATTGCCCATCATGTCACTTGCGTAAAGCGGGGCTTGATGACTACCTTAATAACCAACCGCTTGTGATGGCGTCACTGCTTGAGAAACAGGCTTAA
- a CDS encoding TolC family outer membrane protein: MKWTRISTLAAGLVMSLPAVGQTLEQAVAITLATNPELKSAFNEFLSKQYTNKASSGAYLPRVDLDAGVGFESINPAGNPPRESTDMTRKDASLTLTQLIWDGSATLNDMDRTAAEAESLRYQLLADAQDKALEVTKVYLDAVKAYEILALSESNLMTHKRIYSDIKKRVNSGIGSTADLSQVEARLAKAHGNLAAAQNNLFDSHTMFTRLVGETPQSLIFPRADQERIPFTVDEAINQAFEHHPVIKVATVDVDSARFQYKQTKGRNYPTFTFEASQTWRSDAGGIEGQSDELTAMLRMRYNLYNGGTDSANSESAAYQLNKAKDLRERSYRSVEEGLRLAWSALDLTLQQKEFLADHVDSASDTVIAYEKQYRIGKRTLLDLLNTENELFEARKGYLDAKYAEQYAKFRVMNATGQLLDTLRVDIPQEWTQRVEY; encoded by the coding sequence GTGAAGTGGACCCGAATAAGCACATTAGCCGCTGGGTTAGTGATGTCACTTCCTGCTGTGGGGCAAACATTAGAGCAAGCAGTTGCCATTACGCTTGCCACCAACCCTGAACTAAAAAGTGCATTTAACGAATTCTTGAGTAAGCAGTATACGAATAAGGCTTCTTCTGGTGCTTACTTGCCTCGAGTGGACTTAGACGCAGGTGTCGGTTTCGAATCCATCAACCCAGCCGGTAATCCTCCTCGTGAATCAACCGATATGACACGCAAAGATGCCTCTTTAACCCTGACGCAACTGATTTGGGATGGTTCTGCCACACTCAACGATATGGATAGAACAGCAGCGGAAGCGGAGTCGCTACGTTACCAACTGTTAGCAGATGCGCAGGATAAAGCCCTAGAAGTGACCAAAGTTTATCTGGATGCGGTGAAAGCATACGAAATCTTAGCGCTTTCTGAAAGCAATCTCATGACTCACAAACGTATTTACAGTGACATTAAGAAACGAGTCAACTCAGGCATCGGTTCTACCGCAGATTTGTCTCAGGTCGAAGCTCGCTTAGCGAAAGCGCACGGCAACTTAGCCGCTGCACAAAATAATTTGTTTGACTCTCATACTATGTTTACTCGTTTGGTTGGCGAAACACCGCAATCACTGATTTTTCCGCGAGCGGATCAAGAGCGAATTCCATTCACCGTCGATGAAGCTATAAACCAAGCTTTTGAGCACCATCCTGTGATTAAAGTCGCAACGGTGGATGTCGATTCGGCACGTTTTCAGTACAAGCAGACCAAAGGGCGTAACTACCCTACCTTTACGTTTGAAGCGTCACAGACTTGGCGTAGCGATGCAGGTGGTATTGAGGGGCAGAGTGACGAGCTCACCGCCATGCTTCGTATGCGTTACAATTTGTACAACGGCGGAACAGATTCCGCTAACTCTGAAAGTGCCGCCTATCAACTCAACAAAGCAAAAGATCTTCGCGAGCGAAGTTACCGAAGCGTCGAAGAGGGTTTACGCCTAGCTTGGAGTGCGCTTGACCTTACTTTGCAGCAGAAAGAGTTTTTGGCCGATCACGTTGACTCAGCATCCGACACTGTGATTGCTTACGAAAAGCAGTACCGTATTGGCAAACGCACTTTGCTCGACTTGTTAAATACCGAGAACGAGCTGTTCGAAGCTCGCAAAGGTTACTTAGATGCCAAATATGCAGAGCAGTACGCCAAATTTCGTGTAATGAATGCGACTGGGCAATTGCTCGATACACTGCGAGTCGATATTCCCCAAGAGTGGACTCAAAGGGTGGAATACTAA
- a CDS encoding OmpA family protein has product MKRYTLPFALTAVLVSASILADEYDYRPTPVADQIDDLQDQDRDGVINARDLCPDTPSTAEVDNDGCGTYIKTSQQMQIRVLFANNSDVINPVFRSQIKELAEFLKLYPSTSIELQGFASRTGNAKLNLELSQRRADNVKEMLISYGISSNRVRIVGFGDSKLANDGDDEVSHALNRRVVASVVGHKGDIKEEWTIFTRLPKSKK; this is encoded by the coding sequence ATGAAACGATACACTTTACCTTTTGCCTTAACTGCTGTTTTGGTATCTGCCTCCATACTGGCGGACGAATACGATTACCGCCCCACTCCGGTTGCAGATCAAATTGATGATTTACAAGACCAAGACAGAGATGGCGTAATTAACGCCCGCGATTTGTGCCCCGACACGCCAAGTACCGCGGAAGTTGATAACGATGGCTGCGGAACTTACATCAAGACAAGCCAGCAAATGCAGATCCGGGTGTTATTTGCCAACAACTCCGACGTAATTAACCCGGTATTTCGCAGCCAAATCAAAGAACTGGCTGAGTTTTTGAAACTTTACCCATCCACATCAATCGAACTGCAAGGTTTCGCTAGCCGTACGGGTAATGCAAAGCTAAACCTAGAGCTGTCTCAACGCCGAGCGGACAACGTTAAAGAGATGCTCATCAGCTATGGTATTTCATCAAATCGAGTGCGTATTGTCGGTTTTGGTGACAGTAAACTGGCGAATGATGGCGATGACGAAGTCAGCCACGCTCTAAATCGTCGCGTAGTGGCCTCCGTCGTTGGTCATAAAGGTGACATCAAAGAAGAGTGGACCATTTTTACCCGTCTACCAAAAAGCAAAAAATAA
- a CDS encoding phosphatase PAP2 family protein, which produces MLKRAFIITLGVFSLFYSTFSAAGLPTPLPEGIKGALCIVRVDNKLLLVNEILTGQISLPGGTISAGEPPHEAAQREVWEETGLVVTVGEALGYSDTAVFYDCVSDSPIVAYNTQHALGGNTLPIWFAPHYGVEIASAMLLEPTALKAEQYRFPQQWPLVSEMFTRATNQPASYVRDLKEAAPSYRQIGLGWLAASQSWAAQSQVLSSIAMAVAHLAFYLTTPALLLVVMPLILWRFGRDFTLHALFAVTVTSLLALVAQQGFAMPRPHVYLPSTELLPRSGFSFPSASMAVWVCLTLLIMQREGGKEWGKWAFAAIVLVALGEFYAGAEFLSDLLIGALLGALVAWHLLRLQQKAELDLGQLFASPLVWGALVAVAVGLTFIWPLPVFSAWLATLMLMPLLVLMWRKKACSLIQARALVLIVVLLTLNLLLTILQSYFSSSGLYSYIVETLRYPSSLLAAMLLVLPLCKAREA; this is translated from the coding sequence GTGTTAAAACGAGCCTTCATCATCACCCTTGGCGTCTTTTCTCTTTTTTACAGCACATTTTCTGCCGCTGGATTGCCAACACCATTACCCGAAGGAATTAAAGGCGCGCTCTGCATTGTGCGTGTCGATAACAAGTTGTTGCTGGTGAATGAAATTCTGACGGGGCAGATCTCGCTGCCCGGTGGAACCATCAGCGCTGGTGAGCCGCCACATGAAGCGGCGCAAAGAGAAGTGTGGGAAGAAACTGGCCTAGTGGTGACGGTGGGGGAAGCGCTGGGCTACAGTGATACCGCGGTATTTTATGATTGCGTGTCGGACTCGCCGATCGTCGCTTACAACACTCAGCATGCGTTAGGTGGAAATACCTTACCCATTTGGTTTGCGCCGCATTATGGAGTAGAAATTGCCTCCGCGATGCTGCTTGAGCCAACTGCTCTCAAAGCGGAGCAATACCGTTTTCCCCAACAGTGGCCGCTGGTCAGCGAAATGTTTACTCGTGCCACCAATCAACCCGCCAGTTATGTGCGCGATCTCAAAGAGGCTGCGCCATCGTATCGTCAAATTGGCCTTGGTTGGTTAGCCGCTAGCCAATCTTGGGCGGCTCAATCGCAAGTGTTGTCATCCATTGCCATGGCCGTTGCACATCTTGCTTTTTATCTCACCACTCCAGCACTGCTTTTGGTGGTCATGCCACTTATTCTCTGGCGCTTTGGACGAGATTTTACCTTGCATGCGCTGTTTGCAGTGACCGTCACTTCATTATTGGCTTTGGTGGCGCAGCAAGGCTTTGCGATGCCTCGGCCCCATGTGTATCTGCCTAGCACGGAATTACTTCCTCGCTCGGGTTTTAGTTTTCCCAGCGCTTCAATGGCCGTTTGGGTCTGCTTGACGTTGTTGATCATGCAGAGGGAAGGGGGAAAAGAGTGGGGCAAATGGGCGTTTGCGGCTATCGTTTTGGTCGCTTTGGGAGAGTTTTACGCGGGCGCAGAGTTTCTTTCTGATCTGTTGATTGGCGCACTATTGGGCGCTTTGGTTGCCTGGCATTTGCTTCGTTTGCAACAAAAAGCGGAGCTGGATTTGGGACAACTGTTTGCCTCTCCTTTAGTGTGGGGAGCACTTGTCGCCGTGGCTGTTGGCTTGACTTTCATCTGGCCGTTGCCGGTCTTTTCCGCTTGGCTTGCTACATTGATGTTGATGCCGCTTCTGGTGCTGATGTGGCGCAAAAAAGCGTGCAGTTTAATTCAAGCGCGTGCGTTGGTGCTGATAGTGGTACTGCTAACGCTTAACTTGTTGCTCACTATACTGCAGAGCTATTTTTCTTCTAGCGGACTTTATTCTTATATTGTAGAAACGCTGCGCTACCCATCCTCGCTCTTGGCCGCAATGCTGCTGGTGTTGCCACTTTGCAAGGCTAGAGAAGCGTAA
- a CDS encoding diguanylate cyclase, whose protein sequence is MTIADNNGLHQWLGIYQQKLRADDNRTLDLLQDRYSALLPGAEKLYVSGLLFDYLSARHQPYYGASQNKDTHFSRQESLYIQALYDRQKGLYEQAVKGFTVLLNQATLNEAPKLQELLQYQLCYTLNQQGDYHKAKFFCYQLKRLSNEESESLLPKYLVYRVIANNEHFRGEFEQSLIHYQAMLRHLPTNADVSDAYNDTGNLLRELGQYAQAEEYLLKAKEIRENGHSPVALAKILHSLAELYHDRGDQTQAILYYEQALSILIEENHTFGLMMTYLGLGSLYLEMNDAEKGSRYLELALKAAENGQNHRLAAEVHTRFSLGYLEVGKLSEAMTHAAQAYNLAISMDMPVIEANALLLQSNIDVLQGNYQKAYQHYTEYSQLELSFRDKDTTKAIEALDLAQKQFDYQLRLTQLQSDTERKMRLVNSLEQEKFLYSLLLIALVTLLLVLALANHRYRKQRQTDRLTTALNRRSIIEAIEAQTTNRAAHKVPVLILFNLDRVKAVNREFGHAYGDELLHTIACNLIAHLLPGELLGRLNGTEFMVLLKEVDEVDVPMRVEQLNQRIASSVIHAETGEPIQLNAYIAYLVLERSAPNFDCVYNKLDFALSQRQRERKIGVVDASRLPVTLKPVSQAVTPSQAVGY, encoded by the coding sequence ATGACGATCGCAGACAACAACGGACTCCATCAGTGGTTAGGCATCTACCAACAAAAACTCAGAGCCGATGACAATCGCACCTTAGATCTCTTGCAAGATCGCTACTCTGCACTCCTTCCTGGCGCGGAAAAGTTGTATGTGAGTGGCTTACTATTTGACTATCTTTCTGCACGCCATCAGCCCTATTATGGCGCGAGCCAAAACAAAGATACTCACTTCTCTCGCCAAGAATCACTTTACATACAAGCGCTATATGACCGACAGAAAGGCCTGTATGAACAAGCAGTTAAAGGTTTCACTGTCTTACTCAACCAAGCAACGCTGAACGAAGCACCAAAGTTGCAAGAACTACTTCAATACCAACTTTGCTATACACTTAACCAACAAGGCGACTATCACAAAGCCAAGTTTTTCTGCTATCAACTCAAGCGATTAAGCAATGAAGAGAGTGAATCTCTGTTACCGAAATACTTGGTTTATCGCGTCATCGCCAATAATGAACATTTCCGTGGCGAATTTGAGCAATCTCTTATTCACTATCAAGCGATGTTGCGCCATTTACCTACAAACGCGGATGTCTCTGACGCGTACAACGATACTGGCAATTTGCTGCGCGAATTAGGCCAATACGCGCAAGCCGAAGAGTATTTGCTTAAAGCCAAAGAAATTCGTGAGAATGGACACTCTCCGGTAGCCTTAGCAAAAATATTGCACAGCCTCGCCGAACTCTATCACGATCGTGGCGATCAGACGCAAGCAATCCTCTACTACGAGCAAGCGCTCTCGATCTTGATTGAGGAAAATCACACCTTTGGTCTGATGATGACGTATCTTGGTTTGGGCTCTCTCTATCTGGAAATGAATGATGCAGAAAAAGGCTCACGCTATCTTGAACTCGCGCTTAAAGCGGCAGAAAATGGGCAAAACCACCGTTTAGCAGCAGAGGTTCACACTCGATTTAGCCTCGGTTATCTTGAGGTGGGCAAGCTCAGCGAAGCGATGACGCACGCCGCACAGGCTTATAACCTCGCAATCTCGATGGATATGCCCGTAATCGAAGCGAATGCCTTATTATTACAGTCAAACATCGATGTGCTGCAAGGAAACTACCAGAAAGCCTATCAACACTACACGGAGTATTCCCAACTCGAACTTAGCTTCAGAGACAAAGATACTACGAAAGCGATTGAGGCATTGGATCTCGCACAAAAGCAATTCGACTATCAGTTACGCTTAACACAACTTCAAAGTGACACTGAGCGTAAAATGCGCTTAGTAAATAGTCTTGAACAAGAGAAGTTTCTCTACTCACTGTTGTTGATTGCGTTGGTGACTCTACTGCTCGTTTTGGCGTTAGCCAATCATCGCTACCGTAAGCAGCGACAAACCGATCGATTAACAACGGCGTTGAATCGCCGATCAATCATTGAGGCAATTGAAGCGCAAACGACCAACCGAGCTGCACATAAAGTGCCAGTACTGATTTTGTTTAATTTAGACCGTGTTAAAGCCGTTAATCGGGAGTTTGGCCACGCGTATGGCGATGAGCTATTACATACTATTGCTTGCAATCTTATCGCTCATCTTTTGCCGGGTGAGTTATTGGGACGACTCAATGGAACAGAGTTCATGGTGCTGTTGAAAGAGGTTGACGAAGTAGATGTGCCAATGCGCGTTGAACAGCTAAACCAACGTATCGCCAGCAGCGTGATTCATGCAGAAACTGGCGAGCCGATCCAGCTTAACGCCTATATAGCCTATCTTGTTTTAGAGCGTTCAGCGCCAAACTTCGACTGCGTCTATAACAAACTCGATTTCGCGCTCTCTCAACGGCAAAGAGAACGCAAAATAGGAGTCGTTGATGCGAGCCGTCTACCGGTTACGCTTAAGCCTGTTTCTCAAGCAGTGACGCCATCACAAGCGGTTGGTTATTAA
- a CDS encoding DUF2750 domain-containing protein, protein MSKLTADIQANLDLFIQETQETKLVWGLRNEEGWLACDSSEFENSEVMPFWSAKEDAIAHNVEEWADFEVLEIPLDIFVEDWLITLDEDGVLVGINWNAQLEGKELEPAELAKMYL, encoded by the coding sequence ATGAGCAAATTAACTGCGGATATTCAAGCGAATCTAGACCTTTTCATTCAAGAAACTCAAGAAACCAAGCTGGTTTGGGGCCTTCGAAATGAAGAAGGATGGCTGGCTTGTGACTCTTCAGAATTCGAAAATAGTGAAGTGATGCCGTTTTGGTCTGCTAAAGAAGATGCCATCGCACACAATGTAGAAGAATGGGCTGATTTTGAAGTACTTGAAATTCCTCTTGATATTTTCGTTGAAGATTGGCTCATCACGTTAGACGAAGATGGCGTATTGGTCGGTATTAACTGGAACGCTCAACTAGAAGGCAAAGAACTTGAGCCGGCTGAGCTGGCAAAAATGTATCTATAA
- a CDS encoding Cof-type HAD-IIB family hydrolase, whose protein sequence is MFKLIALDMDGTLLNSDKQISDENKAAIARARAAGITVVLASGRPLEGMQDKLDELDISSDRDFVLFYNGSMVKNVGSGELIHEQIIDGKSAKQLARLAEKLGVYVHAFSKEHGLITPQTNPYTEIEAKINGLPITEMNFEALADDHPIIKTMMVAEPSLLTETIAKLPSELHQQFTVVQSAPFFLEFLNPLSNKGIGVAAIAEHLGIKAEEVICMGDAENDHHMLQYAGVGVAMANAMEQTKAIADYITASNNDHGVARAIEKFVFSE, encoded by the coding sequence ATGTTCAAGTTAATCGCGCTGGATATGGATGGCACTTTACTCAACAGCGACAAGCAAATCTCCGACGAAAATAAGGCGGCGATTGCACGTGCTCGCGCAGCAGGCATAACCGTAGTACTGGCTTCAGGCCGTCCACTGGAAGGCATGCAAGACAAGCTGGATGAGCTCGATATCTCCTCAGACCGCGACTTTGTTCTTTTCTATAACGGCTCGATGGTGAAGAACGTCGGCAGCGGCGAATTAATCCATGAACAAATTATCGATGGCAAAAGCGCGAAGCAGCTTGCCCGATTGGCAGAAAAACTCGGCGTTTACGTCCATGCCTTCAGCAAGGAGCACGGTTTGATTACCCCTCAAACCAACCCTTACACAGAAATAGAAGCCAAGATCAATGGCTTGCCGATCACTGAAATGAACTTCGAAGCACTCGCAGACGATCACCCGATCATCAAAACGATGATGGTTGCTGAGCCGTCGCTGCTCACCGAAACCATCGCCAAACTGCCCAGTGAGCTGCATCAACAGTTTACCGTAGTGCAAAGTGCACCATTCTTCCTAGAGTTTCTTAATCCATTGAGTAACAAAGGCATTGGTGTCGCGGCGATTGCCGAACATCTCGGCATTAAAGCGGAAGAAGTGATCTGTATGGGCGATGCCGAGAACGATCACCATATGCTGCAATACGCGGGCGTAGGCGTGGCAATGGCCAATGCGATGGAACAGACAAAAGCGATTGCCGACTACATCACCGCATCCAACAATGACCACGGCGTCGCCAGAGCGATCGAAAAATTTGTTTTTTCCGAGTGA
- the queE gene encoding 7-carboxy-7-deazaguanine synthase QueE, whose translation MYKVNEMFETIQGEGVFTGVPAVFVRLQVCPVGCSWCDTKQTWQALEQDQRTFGEIILKSGDSPSWCNADAEEIVTQYQLQGFNAKHIVITGGEPCIYDLTSLTEAFEAIGCQCQIETSGTYPVQTSPATWVTVSPKVAMKGKLPVLDSALLRANEIKHPVGTEKDIEQLDVLLARAQVPATTTIALQPISQKARATQLCIETCIARNWRLSIQTHKYLSIA comes from the coding sequence TTGTATAAAGTTAACGAGATGTTTGAAACCATTCAGGGTGAAGGCGTTTTTACTGGTGTGCCAGCGGTGTTCGTCCGCTTGCAAGTGTGCCCAGTAGGCTGTTCTTGGTGTGATACCAAACAAACTTGGCAGGCTTTAGAGCAGGATCAACGCACGTTTGGCGAAATCATTCTCAAATCGGGAGATAGCCCAAGTTGGTGTAATGCTGACGCCGAGGAGATTGTGACTCAGTACCAATTGCAAGGTTTCAATGCCAAACACATAGTGATCACCGGCGGCGAGCCATGCATTTATGACTTAACTTCTCTAACCGAAGCATTTGAAGCGATCGGCTGCCAATGCCAAATCGAGACGAGTGGTACCTATCCCGTTCAGACCTCGCCTGCAACTTGGGTGACAGTGTCACCCAAAGTGGCGATGAAAGGCAAATTGCCTGTGCTTGATAGCGCGTTGCTGCGAGCCAATGAAATCAAACATCCGGTCGGTACAGAAAAAGACATTGAGCAGTTAGACGTGTTGTTGGCCAGAGCCCAAGTGCCGGCAACAACGACGATAGCCCTGCAACCGATCAGCCAGAAAGCCAGAGCGACGCAATTGTGTATTGAGACTTGTATTGCGCGTAACTGGCGTTTATCGATTCAAACCCACAAATATTTAAGTATTGCCTAG